A single window of Microplitis demolitor isolate Queensland-Clemson2020A chromosome 7, iyMicDemo2.1a, whole genome shotgun sequence DNA harbors:
- the LOC103571904 gene encoding leukocyte tyrosine kinase receptor isoform X2, with amino-acid sequence MISKESSIIKISITTRSPRYLRRREILKRDGCFLFKLLLTLYCIVGGDCEPRRGIKELQAALAEDRVPPPFLGHCDFEAPCGSWNYTGNFKIVSKNDATEYTAGHYLRLDGPDIGQIWSILIPHTGSQCFLKFATRQIKMKNEGIIRLIIMSNNITTSVASERPGNDDAKWNITELKLGAISQPYRVGLEIDVPNNASFSIDNIRLDDCFPESRPYNVHNKCTPDMFHCKNGSCINKTRICDLTPDCAEGEDEILECDKVPETARCNFENGWCGWANAPNKTLQWTLHQGSTPTERTGPSYDHTYRNVTGTYAFVNSSRNHGLGESATINSPIFNPTPPYHADPKSRYYNSCQVRFFFHQYGEFSGSLGLYLIQLKPHQNHSKRLWWSYGDRNDIWYNQVVTLPDIRYRYFLQFESSKSYAAKADVAIDDFSLSPECFGIGVPADVVGDFNYYSPVIESEHSIEQHFDFVNETVMRITTCGATGRYGPTTKQCAREYNKTESEVQVPAFLRVNTTQNDYNQGIQKWEVPSGGYYTLIAMGARGGRGSGEMGSTLGALVRGVIELEKGQILYFLVGQPGTDACTKSLGIMNNPCGVVSHSGGNESPFVGMQSAIREVKNIELTNGGGGGGGATYIFTVKSTGERQPLMIAAGGGGLGFGQFVDDGIQHGHGPFADNKNLLLELTPGERSGGGGGGWNSSSTHDLRLLSVGKSLMKGGVGGVGCHQKNKTHGDGGFGGGGGGCRTGGGGGGYIGGTTGIKSSTNGEGGFSYIASELIHSAYRSGYNPGPGQVIIVPAISGCGCDFRCVAVDRHLSETRCLCPPGWQLGNDSRSCVADELDLTNQTMKIILIIVCFILAVSFSALCFILYNRYQNKKALIRRRQVMFGNGTELTSLPVVSDTIMTEFNPNYEFAGNFYSIKDLPQIPRESISCVKPLGQGAFGEVFQGVYKYTRNEEAQIAVKTLPAVTTSQAAADFMMEALIMSKFDHPNIVKFIGISFDKNPRYIILELLAGGDLKNFLREERPKPDRPTNLTMRDLIICAHDVASGCKYMEDARFIHRDIAARNCLLTCKGPGRVVKIADFGMARDIYRSDYYRKGGKAMLPIKWMPPESFLDGIFSTKTDVWAFGVLLWEIMSFGYMPYTGCSNREVMSMVQSGGRLEKPAECPDPIYGIMAKCWHPRPEGRPSFTTIVERLGYCLQDPDVTNHPMPNYDILPDCDREITIMRPDPETECINVHSNVLNDFCTAGRMWIHAATD; translated from the exons ATGATCAGCAAGGAatcttcaattattaaaatttccatcACAACACGTTCTCCGCGATATCTTCGTAGACGGGAGATATTAAAGCGGGACGGATGTTTTCTGTTTAAATTACTCTTAACGCTCTACTGCATCGTTGGGGGTGACTGTGAGCCGCGGCGCGGTATCAAAGAGCTGCAAGCTGCTTTGGCTGAGGACCGCGTGCCACCGCCCTTTTTGGGTCACTGTGACTTCGAAGCTCCATGCGGGTCCTGGAACTACACGGGAAACTTTAAaatcgtatcgaaaaatgacGCGACCGAGTACACCGCTGGACATTATTTACGTCTCGATGGCCCTGATATTGGACAGATTTGGTCGATTCTTATACCACACACTGGGTCACAGTGTTTTCTTAAATTTGCGACCCGTCaaattaagatgaaaaatgaaGGAATCATACGGCTCATTATTATGTCTAATAATATCACGACCTCTGTTGCTTCTGAACGACCGGGTAACGATGACGCAAA GTGGAATATTACGGAACTTAAACTTGGAGCTATTAGCCAACCGTACAGAGTTGGTCTTGAAATAGATGTTCCAAACAATGCCAGTTTCTCTATTGATAATATAAGATTGGATGACTGTTTTccag AATCTAGACCGTATAATGTTCATAATAAATGCACACCGGATATGTTTCACTGCAAAAATGGATcttgtataaataaaacacgAATTTGTGATTTGACACCGGATTGTGCAGAAGGAGAAGATGAAATTCTCGAGTGTG ACAAAGTGCCAGAGACTGCGAGgtgtaattttgaaaacggCTGGTGTGGGTGGGCAAACGCGCCGAATAAAACTTTGCAGTGGACTTTACATCAAGGCAGCACACCTACGGAAAGAACTGGTCCCAGTTATGACCACACATATCGTAATGTAACTG GTACTTATGCATTTGTGAATTCATCGAGAAATCACGGATTGGGTGAAAGCGCCACTATCAATAGCCCGATATTCAATCCAACTCCGCCTTATCATGCTGATCCAAAAAGCCGATACTATAATTCATGTCAAGTACGGTTTTTCTTTCATCAGTACGGTGAATTCAGTGGATCTTTGGGGCTTTATTTGATACAACTTAAACCGCATCAAAATCATTCAAAGCGATTGTGGTGGAGTTACGGTGATCGTAATGATATCTGGTACAATCAAGTAGTAACATTGCCTGACATAAGATACcgatattttttgcaatttgaATCAAGCAAAAGCTACGCCGCAAAAGCTGATGTCGCTATTGATGATTTTTCATTGAGTCCCGAGTGCTTTGGTATTG GAGTACCAGCGGACGTGGTgggagattttaattattacagcCCAGTAATAGAATCTGAGCATTCGATCGAGCAGCACTTTGATTTCGTGAATGAAACAG TGATGAGAATAACAACATGCGGCGCAACGGGGCGCTATGGACCGACAACAAAGCAGTGCGCGCgcgaatataataaaacagaATCAGAAGTCCAAGTTCCGGCATTTTTACGTGTCAATACAACCCAAAATGATTATAATCAGGGAATTCAAAAGTGGGAGGTGCCCAGCGGCGGATACTATACATTGATAGCGATGGGTGCACGCGGGGGCAGAGGATCGGGAGAAATGGGCAGCACTCTCGGAGCTTTAGTACGCGGAGTTATTGAGCTTGAAAAGGGacagattttatattttttagtcggACAACCGGGAACAGATGCATGCACTAAAAGTTTGGGCATAATGAATAATCCATGCGGTGTTGTATCTCACAGCGGTGGTAATGAATCACCATTTGTTGGGATGCAATCTGCCATACGtgaggtaaaaaatattgaattgacTAACGGTGGGGGTGGTGGTGGAGGtgctacatatatatttaccgtTAAATCAACGGGAGAGCGACAGCCACTGATGATCGCTGCGGGTGGCGGTGGACTGGGATTCGGACAATTTGTCGATGATGGAATCCAACATGGTCATGGACCTTTTGCAGACAATAAAAATCTCCTACTTGAATTAACGCCGGGTGAAAGATCGGGTGGTGGGGGTGGTGGATGGAATAGTTCATCGACCCACGATTTGCGATTGCTATCGGTGGGAAAATCACTGATGAAAGGAGGCGTGGGCGGTGTAGGGTGTCaccagaaaaataaaacccaTGGCGATGGAGGGTTTGGCGGAGGAGGTGGAGGTTGTCGAACTGGCGGAGGCGGGGGTGGTTACATTGGCGGGACTACGGGCATTAAAAGCTCAACGAACGGCGAAGGTGGGTTCTCATATATTGCCTCGGAACTCATTCACTCGGCATACAGATCGGGATACAATCCTGGTCCCGGTCAAGTTATCATTGTACCGGCTATCAGCGGATGTGGATGTGATTTCCGTTGTGTTGCGGTGGATCGACATCTCAGTGAGACAAGATGTCTGTGTCCACCAGGATGGCAGCTTGGCAACGACTCACGTTCATGTGTGGCCGACGAATTAGATCTCACCAACCAGacgatgaaaataatattgattatcGTTTGTTTTATATTGGCAGTGTCTTTCTCTGCACTGTGCTTCATACTTTACAATagatatcaaaataaaaaagcactGATAAGACGTAGACAAGTTATGTTCGGCAATGGAACTGAATTAACATCATTGCCAGTTGTATCGGATACCATAATGACTGAATTCAATCCGAATTACGAGTTTGCTGGTAACTTTTACAGTATCAAAGACTTGCCACAGATACCGCGTGAATCGATTTCTTGCGTTAAACCACTTGGGCAAGGAGCTTTTGGTGAAGTATTTCAAGGTGTTTATAAGTATACTCGCAATGAAGAAGCCCAGATTGCTGTTAAAACTTTACCAGCGGTTACCACATCCCAAGCAGCTGCTGATTTTATGATGGAGGCACTTATTATGAGTAAATTTGATCATCCGAATATcgttaaatttattggaaTTTCATTCGATAAAAATCCACGTTACATTATTTTGGAATTACTTGCTGGCGgggatttgaaaaattttctacgtgAAGAACGACCAAAACct gaCCGACCGACAAATTTGACAATGCGAGACTTAATTATTTGCGCTCATGATGTAGCGAGTGGCTGTAAATACATGGAAGATGCACGTTTTATTCATCGTGACATTGCAGCACGTAATTGTCTACTGACTTGCAAAGGGCCTGGTCGGGTTGTCAAAATCGCAGACTTTGGCATGGCACGTGATATATATCGTAGTGATTATTATAGAAAGGGTGGTAAAGCTATGCTACCCATTAAATGGATGCCACCAGAGAGTTTCTTAGATGGTATTTTCAGTACAAAGACTGATGTGTG GGCGTTCGGTGTACTCCTTTGGGAGATTATGTCATTTGGTTACATGCCGTATACTGGATGCTCCAATAGAGAAGTAATGTCGATGGTGCAGTCAGGCGGTCGTCTAGAGAAACCAGCCGAGTGTCCTGATCCTATTTATGGAATTATGGCCAAGTGTTGGCATCCAAGACCCGAAGGCCGACCAAGCTTCACTACTATCGTCGAGAGACTAGGATACTGTCTACAGGATCCAGATGTTACTAATCATCCGATGCCAAATTATGACATTCTGCCTGATTGTGATAGGGAGATTACAATTATGAGACCTGATCCAGAGACAGAATGCATTAACGTACATTCTAAT GTTTTGAATGATTTCTGCACAGCTGGACGGATGTGGATACATGCAGCCACGGACTAA
- the LOC103571904 gene encoding leukocyte tyrosine kinase receptor isoform X3: MISKESSIIKISITTRSPRYLRRREILKRDGCFLFKLLLTLYCIVGGDCEPRRGIKELQAALAEDRVPPPFLGHCDFEAPCGSWNYTGNFKIVSKNDATEYTAGHYLRLDGPDIGQIWSILIPHTGSQCFLKFATRQIKMKNEGIIRLIIMSNNITTSVASERPGNDDAKWNITELKLGAISQPYRVGLEIDVPNNASFSIDNIRLDDCFPESRPYNVHNKCTPDMFHCKNGSCINKTRICDLTPDCAEGEDEILECDKVPETARCNFENGWCGWANAPNKTLQWTLHQGSTPTERTGPSYDHTYRNVTGTYAFVNSSRNHGLGESATINSPIFNPTPPYHADPKSRYYNSCQVRFFFHQYGEFSGSLGLYLIQLKPHQNHSKRLWWSYGDRNDIWYNQVVTLPDIRYRYFLQFESSKSYAAKADVAIDDFSLSPECFGIGVPADVVGDFNYYSPVIESEHSIEQHFDFVNETVMRITTCGATGRYGPTTKQCAREYNKTESEVQVPAFLRVNTTQNDYNQGIQKWEVPSGGYYTLIAMGARGGRGSGEMGSTLGALVRGVIELEKGQILYFLVGQPGTDACTKSLGIMNNPCGVVSHSGGNESPFVGMQSAIREVKNIELTNGGGGGGGATYIFTVKSTGERQPLMIAAGGGGLGFGQFVDDGIQHGHGPFADNKNLLLELTPGERSGGGGGGWNSSSTHDLRLLSVGKSLMKGGVGGVGCHQKNKTHGDGGFGGGGGGCRTGGGGGGYIGGTTGIKSSTNGEGGFSYIASELIHSAYRSGYNPGPGQVIIVPAISGCGCDFRCVAVDRHLSETRCLCPPGWQLGNDSRSCVADELDLTNQTMKIILIIVCFILAVSFSALCFILYNRYQNKKALIRRRQVMFGNGTELTSLPVVSDTIMTEFNPNYEFAGNFYSIKDLPQIPRESISCVKPLGQGAFGEVFQGVYKYTRNEEAQIAVKTLPAVTTSQAAADFMMEALIMSKFDHPNIVKFIGISFDKNPRYIILELLAGGDLKNFLREERPKPDRPTNLTMRDLIICAHDVASGCKYMEDARFIHRDIAARNCLLTCKGPGRVVKIADFGMARDIYRSDYYRKGGKAMLPIKWMPPESFLDGIFSTKTDVWAFGVLLWEIMSFGYMPYTGCSNREVMSMVQSGGRLEKPAECPDPIYGIMAKCWHPRPEGRPSFTTIVERLGYCLQDPDVTNHPMPNYDILPDCDREITIMRPDPETECINVHSNV; this comes from the exons ATGATCAGCAAGGAatcttcaattattaaaatttccatcACAACACGTTCTCCGCGATATCTTCGTAGACGGGAGATATTAAAGCGGGACGGATGTTTTCTGTTTAAATTACTCTTAACGCTCTACTGCATCGTTGGGGGTGACTGTGAGCCGCGGCGCGGTATCAAAGAGCTGCAAGCTGCTTTGGCTGAGGACCGCGTGCCACCGCCCTTTTTGGGTCACTGTGACTTCGAAGCTCCATGCGGGTCCTGGAACTACACGGGAAACTTTAAaatcgtatcgaaaaatgacGCGACCGAGTACACCGCTGGACATTATTTACGTCTCGATGGCCCTGATATTGGACAGATTTGGTCGATTCTTATACCACACACTGGGTCACAGTGTTTTCTTAAATTTGCGACCCGTCaaattaagatgaaaaatgaaGGAATCATACGGCTCATTATTATGTCTAATAATATCACGACCTCTGTTGCTTCTGAACGACCGGGTAACGATGACGCAAA GTGGAATATTACGGAACTTAAACTTGGAGCTATTAGCCAACCGTACAGAGTTGGTCTTGAAATAGATGTTCCAAACAATGCCAGTTTCTCTATTGATAATATAAGATTGGATGACTGTTTTccag AATCTAGACCGTATAATGTTCATAATAAATGCACACCGGATATGTTTCACTGCAAAAATGGATcttgtataaataaaacacgAATTTGTGATTTGACACCGGATTGTGCAGAAGGAGAAGATGAAATTCTCGAGTGTG ACAAAGTGCCAGAGACTGCGAGgtgtaattttgaaaacggCTGGTGTGGGTGGGCAAACGCGCCGAATAAAACTTTGCAGTGGACTTTACATCAAGGCAGCACACCTACGGAAAGAACTGGTCCCAGTTATGACCACACATATCGTAATGTAACTG GTACTTATGCATTTGTGAATTCATCGAGAAATCACGGATTGGGTGAAAGCGCCACTATCAATAGCCCGATATTCAATCCAACTCCGCCTTATCATGCTGATCCAAAAAGCCGATACTATAATTCATGTCAAGTACGGTTTTTCTTTCATCAGTACGGTGAATTCAGTGGATCTTTGGGGCTTTATTTGATACAACTTAAACCGCATCAAAATCATTCAAAGCGATTGTGGTGGAGTTACGGTGATCGTAATGATATCTGGTACAATCAAGTAGTAACATTGCCTGACATAAGATACcgatattttttgcaatttgaATCAAGCAAAAGCTACGCCGCAAAAGCTGATGTCGCTATTGATGATTTTTCATTGAGTCCCGAGTGCTTTGGTATTG GAGTACCAGCGGACGTGGTgggagattttaattattacagcCCAGTAATAGAATCTGAGCATTCGATCGAGCAGCACTTTGATTTCGTGAATGAAACAG TGATGAGAATAACAACATGCGGCGCAACGGGGCGCTATGGACCGACAACAAAGCAGTGCGCGCgcgaatataataaaacagaATCAGAAGTCCAAGTTCCGGCATTTTTACGTGTCAATACAACCCAAAATGATTATAATCAGGGAATTCAAAAGTGGGAGGTGCCCAGCGGCGGATACTATACATTGATAGCGATGGGTGCACGCGGGGGCAGAGGATCGGGAGAAATGGGCAGCACTCTCGGAGCTTTAGTACGCGGAGTTATTGAGCTTGAAAAGGGacagattttatattttttagtcggACAACCGGGAACAGATGCATGCACTAAAAGTTTGGGCATAATGAATAATCCATGCGGTGTTGTATCTCACAGCGGTGGTAATGAATCACCATTTGTTGGGATGCAATCTGCCATACGtgaggtaaaaaatattgaattgacTAACGGTGGGGGTGGTGGTGGAGGtgctacatatatatttaccgtTAAATCAACGGGAGAGCGACAGCCACTGATGATCGCTGCGGGTGGCGGTGGACTGGGATTCGGACAATTTGTCGATGATGGAATCCAACATGGTCATGGACCTTTTGCAGACAATAAAAATCTCCTACTTGAATTAACGCCGGGTGAAAGATCGGGTGGTGGGGGTGGTGGATGGAATAGTTCATCGACCCACGATTTGCGATTGCTATCGGTGGGAAAATCACTGATGAAAGGAGGCGTGGGCGGTGTAGGGTGTCaccagaaaaataaaacccaTGGCGATGGAGGGTTTGGCGGAGGAGGTGGAGGTTGTCGAACTGGCGGAGGCGGGGGTGGTTACATTGGCGGGACTACGGGCATTAAAAGCTCAACGAACGGCGAAGGTGGGTTCTCATATATTGCCTCGGAACTCATTCACTCGGCATACAGATCGGGATACAATCCTGGTCCCGGTCAAGTTATCATTGTACCGGCTATCAGCGGATGTGGATGTGATTTCCGTTGTGTTGCGGTGGATCGACATCTCAGTGAGACAAGATGTCTGTGTCCACCAGGATGGCAGCTTGGCAACGACTCACGTTCATGTGTGGCCGACGAATTAGATCTCACCAACCAGacgatgaaaataatattgattatcGTTTGTTTTATATTGGCAGTGTCTTTCTCTGCACTGTGCTTCATACTTTACAATagatatcaaaataaaaaagcactGATAAGACGTAGACAAGTTATGTTCGGCAATGGAACTGAATTAACATCATTGCCAGTTGTATCGGATACCATAATGACTGAATTCAATCCGAATTACGAGTTTGCTGGTAACTTTTACAGTATCAAAGACTTGCCACAGATACCGCGTGAATCGATTTCTTGCGTTAAACCACTTGGGCAAGGAGCTTTTGGTGAAGTATTTCAAGGTGTTTATAAGTATACTCGCAATGAAGAAGCCCAGATTGCTGTTAAAACTTTACCAGCGGTTACCACATCCCAAGCAGCTGCTGATTTTATGATGGAGGCACTTATTATGAGTAAATTTGATCATCCGAATATcgttaaatttattggaaTTTCATTCGATAAAAATCCACGTTACATTATTTTGGAATTACTTGCTGGCGgggatttgaaaaattttctacgtgAAGAACGACCAAAACct gaCCGACCGACAAATTTGACAATGCGAGACTTAATTATTTGCGCTCATGATGTAGCGAGTGGCTGTAAATACATGGAAGATGCACGTTTTATTCATCGTGACATTGCAGCACGTAATTGTCTACTGACTTGCAAAGGGCCTGGTCGGGTTGTCAAAATCGCAGACTTTGGCATGGCACGTGATATATATCGTAGTGATTATTATAGAAAGGGTGGTAAAGCTATGCTACCCATTAAATGGATGCCACCAGAGAGTTTCTTAGATGGTATTTTCAGTACAAAGACTGATGTGTG GGCGTTCGGTGTACTCCTTTGGGAGATTATGTCATTTGGTTACATGCCGTATACTGGATGCTCCAATAGAGAAGTAATGTCGATGGTGCAGTCAGGCGGTCGTCTAGAGAAACCAGCCGAGTGTCCTGATCCTATTTATGGAATTATGGCCAAGTGTTGGCATCCAAGACCCGAAGGCCGACCAAGCTTCACTACTATCGTCGAGAGACTAGGATACTGTCTACAGGATCCAGATGTTACTAATCATCCGATGCCAAATTATGACATTCTGCCTGATTGTGATAGGGAGATTACAATTATGAGACCTGATCCAGAGACAGAATGCATTAACGTACATTCTAAT GTATAG
- the LOC103571905 gene encoding ribonuclease H2 subunit C yields MSIRLHIKKEHIEGVKNSQVHSVPCKIRSTGPANVSKYFVPYIRTTDNAHFDVSFRGYPLHGKKLSVPKGYKGIAFFEKNKPVNPDSQRNFNSTECFTEFTYWNWDKLPSRNDAFDAALDWVEIAEALHAPIEESS; encoded by the exons ATGTCGATACGTTTGCATATTAAAAAGGAGCACATTGAAGGAGTTAAAAATAGTCAAGTACACTCGGTACCATGTAAAATACGCAGTACTGGACCAGCAAATGTCTCGAAATATTTTGTTCCGTACATTAGAACAACTGACAATGCTC atTTTGATGTTTCTTTTCGTGGATATCCACTTCATGGTAAAAAACTAAGTGTTCCAAAGGGTTACAAAGGAATagcattttttgaaaaaaataaacctgtTAATCCTGATAGTCaacgtaattttaattcaacggAATGTTTTACGGAATTTACTTACTGGAACTGGGATAAATTGCCTTCAAGAAATGATGCCTTTGATGCTGCCCTAGATTGGGTCGAAATCGCTGAAGCT ctCCACGCACCAATTGAAGAGTCGAGTTAA